A single Flavobacterium sp. 1 DNA region contains:
- a CDS encoding DEAD/DEAH box helicase, giving the protein MKTEAPFLFCFDISFEKKLNHYIPTAYIIKQTKEIKYLDKKASPEVLQSFGIIFEDLDNNTKKVLTICENLKPEKVFKKFSKNSKSAKTIDDLLKDSKLEFGIRQFTKTNLDQFYTLIKQENFPLSINLDREKDFRNSHVSVNHPSLETQLHFDKHENGITYILALKDNETVFYPSDKTIELLLDEPSWLIVDKKLFHLQHINSKKITPFLTKKSIEIPSKLVPDYFEKFIKDVAKKADITATGFELETKNKIVSCAIQPVLDFFKNSYYVNLIFDYNGYSFELNSTKKTHSNIDLSDLNNIKLIQYKRSETEFSFTDKLQKLGLSKTENGLFGLSPKAEKQDPYATIQWVIENQGILESSGFSVKNLKIDSKKINTRKVEIQFSNEVKSDWFDIKMTVVCEEFEFNFSELISNIKNRNRLFLLPNGSYFLIPIEWMTLYAQMAKLAKVQNGNLVLPKSNFAVLDNIPELKGSTNLQEAIEYQSSPLVKATLRPYQIEGVKWLLEHYNNGLGACLADDMGLGKTLQTLTTLVAVQEQLDFEKAENVQLDLFGNEIVTPKEYLKALIVLPSSLVFNWYNEARKFTPHFRRIQYIGNDRKMLSKKLEKYDLIFTSYSIVSRDISILEKYNFRYLILDESQYIKNKNSKIFKAINQVKASHKISLSGTPIENSLDDLWSQMQFINPNILGSYAFFAENYKLPIEKKQDENSLLELKNLINPFILRRTKEQVLKDLPELSEQIFYCEMELEQEKLYEEEKSKARNSLLKTDGSEVAKISIINTLMRLRQLSNHPKMIDSKSEMDSGKYIAVTRYLETLVQSNQKTIVFSSFVSNLEFYKTWCKENKIDFCELTGETPLKEREYQVNRFQQQEKPLLFFVSLKAGGVGLNITKASYVVFLDPWWNPFSEKQGIGRAHRIGQMNKVNVIRFITKNTVEEKIIRLQESKKLLSDSLLDENYIGDEIEDNLNFILE; this is encoded by the coding sequence TTGAAAACTGAAGCCCCCTTTCTGTTTTGTTTTGATATAAGTTTTGAAAAAAAACTGAATCATTATATCCCAACGGCATATATTATCAAACAAACGAAGGAAATAAAATATTTAGATAAAAAAGCAAGCCCCGAAGTTTTACAAAGTTTCGGGATTATTTTTGAAGATTTAGACAACAACACCAAAAAAGTGTTGACTATATGCGAAAATTTAAAACCCGAAAAAGTTTTTAAAAAATTCAGCAAAAACAGTAAGTCTGCCAAAACTATTGATGATTTACTGAAAGACAGCAAACTTGAATTTGGCATTCGTCAATTTACAAAAACCAACTTAGACCAATTTTACACTTTAATCAAACAAGAAAACTTTCCGTTATCAATAAATTTAGACAGAGAGAAAGATTTCAGAAACAGCCATGTTTCTGTCAATCATCCGTCTTTGGAAACGCAACTCCATTTTGACAAACACGAAAATGGAATCACCTATATCTTAGCTTTAAAAGACAACGAAACTGTTTTTTATCCATCAGACAAAACAATCGAATTGCTTTTGGACGAACCGAGCTGGCTCATTGTAGACAAAAAACTTTTCCATTTACAACACATCAATTCTAAAAAAATCACTCCTTTTTTGACGAAAAAATCTATTGAAATTCCATCCAAATTGGTTCCTGACTATTTTGAGAAATTCATTAAAGATGTTGCAAAAAAAGCAGACATTACCGCAACAGGATTTGAGCTTGAGACCAAAAACAAAATCGTTTCCTGTGCGATTCAACCTGTGTTGGATTTTTTTAAAAACAGCTATTATGTCAATTTAATTTTCGATTATAACGGGTATTCCTTTGAATTAAATTCAACTAAAAAAACACATTCGAATATTGATTTAAGCGATTTGAACAACATCAAACTTATTCAATACAAACGCTCTGAAACCGAATTTTCATTTACTGATAAATTACAAAAATTAGGTTTGTCCAAAACTGAAAATGGTTTGTTTGGGCTTTCGCCAAAAGCAGAAAAACAAGATCCATACGCTACTATCCAATGGGTGATAGAAAACCAGGGAATTCTCGAATCTTCGGGATTTTCTGTTAAAAATTTGAAAATTGACAGTAAGAAAATTAACACTCGAAAAGTAGAAATTCAGTTTTCGAATGAAGTCAAAAGCGATTGGTTTGACATCAAAATGACAGTGGTTTGTGAGGAATTCGAATTTAATTTCAGCGAACTGATTTCGAATATAAAAAACCGAAACCGACTCTTCCTTTTACCTAATGGCAGCTACTTTTTGATTCCAATTGAATGGATGACACTTTATGCTCAAATGGCAAAATTGGCAAAAGTCCAAAACGGGAATCTTGTTTTACCCAAAAGCAATTTTGCTGTTTTGGATAATATTCCAGAACTAAAGGGGTCAACTAATTTACAAGAAGCCATAGAATACCAATCTTCGCCTTTGGTAAAAGCGACATTGAGACCCTATCAAATTGAAGGAGTCAAATGGCTTTTGGAACATTACAACAATGGTTTAGGTGCTTGCTTGGCCGACGATATGGGATTGGGGAAAACACTGCAAACCCTGACGACACTCGTTGCTGTGCAGGAACAATTGGATTTTGAAAAAGCCGAAAACGTTCAGCTGGATTTGTTTGGAAACGAAATTGTAACTCCAAAAGAATACCTAAAAGCATTGATTGTTCTGCCGTCTTCTTTGGTGTTTAATTGGTATAATGAAGCCCGAAAATTCACCCCGCATTTCCGCAGAATACAATACATTGGCAACGACCGAAAAATGCTTTCGAAAAAACTGGAAAAATACGACTTGATTTTTACGAGCTATTCTATTGTTTCGAGAGATATTTCTATTTTAGAAAAATACAATTTCAGGTATTTGATTTTGGACGAAAGTCAATACATCAAAAACAAGAACTCCAAAATTTTCAAGGCTATCAATCAAGTAAAAGCCAGTCACAAAATATCATTGAGCGGAACTCCTATAGAGAATTCACTCGATGATTTATGGTCGCAAATGCAGTTTATCAATCCGAATATTTTGGGAAGCTATGCTTTTTTTGCCGAAAATTATAAATTGCCAATCGAGAAAAAGCAGGATGAGAACAGTTTATTAGAACTGAAAAACCTCATCAATCCTTTTATTCTGCGACGTACCAAAGAACAAGTTTTAAAAGATTTACCAGAACTGTCCGAGCAGATTTTCTATTGCGAAATGGAACTTGAACAGGAAAAACTTTACGAAGAAGAAAAATCCAAAGCCCGAAACTCGCTATTAAAAACTGATGGCTCTGAAGTAGCTAAAATTAGCATTATTAATACTTTGATGCGTTTAAGACAATTGAGCAATCACCCAAAAATGATTGATTCGAAATCCGAAATGGATTCGGGGAAATATATCGCTGTTACCCGTTATCTTGAAACTTTGGTACAATCCAATCAAAAAACGATTGTTTTCAGTTCGTTTGTATCCAATTTAGAATTTTATAAAACTTGGTGTAAAGAAAACAAAATCGATTTTTGCGAACTTACGGGAGAAACTCCTTTAAAAGAAAGAGAATACCAAGTCAATCGTTTCCAGCAACAGGAAAAACCATTGTTGTTTTTCGTTTCTTTAAAAGCGGGAGGCGTTGGACTTAACATAACGAAAGCCTCTTATGTGGTTTTCCTTGACCCTTGGTGGAATCCATTTTCAGAAAAACAGGGAATTGGCCGAGCCCATCGAATCGGGCAGATGAACAAGGTAAATGTGATTCGGTTTATCACCAAAAATACCGTTGAAGAAAAAATCATCCGCCTGCAGGAAAGCAAAAAATTATTGTCTGATTCCCTTTTGGACGAAAACTACATTGGTGACGAAATCGAGGATAATTTGAATTTTATACTGGAATAG
- a CDS encoding acyl-CoA desaturase — translation MNNTAPTFAKQDNLKFFRTLNSRVNSYFKENNIEKTGNWKIHLKTVILFTVFLVPYFLILTLDMPFWSHLLLTIVMGIGMAGIGMNVMHDANHGSYSTKSWVNKFMGGTIYVLAGNVHNWQVQHNVLHHTYTNIIGHDEDLEAGRIMRFSKEAEWHKFHRFQQYYAVFLYGLLTFNWAITTDFKQMKNYLKRKLSYGEPKSPKILWTTLIITKVIYMGIWIVLPMLIGITWWKVLVGFFVMHYTAGLILSIVFQLAHVVDEAANPQPNEAGEMENTWAIHQLFTTVNFAPKNKIVNWYTGGLNHQIEHHIFPHISHIHYGKIAKIVKETAKECQLPYYEYKTMSAAIVAHFKHLRTLGLEPAL, via the coding sequence ATGAACAATACCGCACCTACATTTGCAAAGCAAGACAATTTAAAGTTTTTCAGAACCCTTAATTCTCGAGTTAACAGCTATTTCAAAGAAAATAATATAGAGAAAACAGGTAATTGGAAGATCCATTTGAAAACTGTAATTCTTTTCACTGTCTTTCTTGTTCCTTATTTTTTGATACTTACATTAGACATGCCTTTTTGGTCACACCTTCTATTAACTATCGTTATGGGAATCGGAATGGCCGGAATCGGAATGAACGTAATGCATGATGCCAACCACGGATCTTATTCAACCAAAAGCTGGGTCAATAAATTTATGGGAGGAACCATATATGTTTTGGCAGGAAATGTTCATAACTGGCAAGTACAGCACAATGTATTGCATCATACCTATACTAATATAATTGGGCATGACGAAGACTTGGAAGCAGGTAGAATTATGCGTTTCTCTAAAGAAGCTGAATGGCATAAATTTCATAGATTCCAACAATATTATGCTGTATTTTTATATGGTTTATTGACCTTCAACTGGGCAATTACTACTGATTTCAAACAAATGAAGAATTACCTAAAAAGAAAATTGTCTTATGGTGAGCCAAAAAGCCCAAAAATACTTTGGACAACATTAATTATTACAAAAGTCATTTACATGGGTATTTGGATTGTTTTGCCAATGCTTATTGGAATCACTTGGTGGAAAGTTTTGGTTGGATTTTTTGTAATGCATTACACTGCTGGATTAATCTTAAGTATAGTATTTCAATTGGCACATGTAGTTGATGAAGCGGCTAATCCACAGCCAAACGAAGCTGGCGAAATGGAAAACACTTGGGCGATACACCAATTATTTACCACAGTAAATTTTGCACCCAAAAACAAAATCGTAAACTGGTACACTGGAGGATTAAACCACCAGATTGAACACCATATTTTCCCGCACATCAGCCATATACATTACGGGAAAATTGCAAAAATCGTAAAAGAAACGGCCAAGGAATGCCAATTGCCATATTACGAGTATAAAACAATGTCTGCGGCTATTGTTGCACACTTTAAACATTTAAGAACATTGGGGCTAGAACCCGCACTATAA
- the rsmG gene encoding 16S rRNA (guanine(527)-N(7))-methyltransferase RsmG produces the protein MDEILKYFPNLSDNQIEQFQKLDFLYHDWNEKINVISRKDIDSLYTKHILHSLAIAKVNKFEPGTYVLDVGTGGGFPGIPLAILFPETRFYLIDVIAKKIKVVKAVAEALELKNVKAEQLRAENVKGDFDFIVSRAVTNMPDFVSWIKTKIKKQNKHELKNGILYLKGGDLTEELKDFPKATEYNISDFFEDEFFETKKVVHLPLKFVV, from the coding sequence ATGGACGAGATTCTAAAGTACTTTCCTAACTTATCTGATAATCAGATAGAACAGTTTCAAAAATTGGATTTTTTATACCACGATTGGAACGAAAAAATCAACGTTATTTCACGCAAAGATATTGACTCTTTATATACCAAACATATATTGCATTCTTTGGCCATTGCCAAAGTAAATAAATTTGAACCAGGGACTTATGTGCTGGATGTGGGGACTGGTGGTGGCTTTCCGGGTATTCCGCTTGCTATTCTTTTTCCAGAGACCCGTTTTTATCTGATTGATGTTATAGCCAAAAAAATAAAGGTGGTAAAAGCAGTAGCTGAAGCTTTAGAATTAAAAAATGTCAAAGCCGAACAGCTTCGTGCCGAAAATGTAAAAGGTGATTTTGATTTCATCGTAAGCCGTGCTGTGACTAACATGCCTGACTTTGTTTCATGGATAAAAACCAAAATCAAGAAGCAAAATAAACACGAATTGAAAAATGGAATTCTCTATTTGAAAGGCGGTGATTTAACCGAAGAGCTGAAAGATTTTCCCAAAGCAACAGAATACAATATTTCTGATTTCTTCGAAGATGAATTTTTCGAAACAAAAAAAGTGGTTCACTTGCCTTTGAAGTTTGTGGTGTGA
- a CDS encoding DUF5103 domain-containing protein has protein sequence MKSIAVLLLSFFYLALTAQVQTEIAPPYNIKTASFVQNSQNVVPIFQLGESFGFQFDDLFGNEADYYYEITHCDYNWVPTDIPKSEYLSGFDSQKIQEYVNSFNTLQIFTHYRLSIPNDYTKIKLSGNYVLTILNSDKEVILKRYFVLYENIVSVPLKIKRPRTVKNIYSKHNLNFEINTDDFLLQNPTQNLKVVLLQNGNFNTAIKNIAPQYNIGNVFVYKYDQETQFWAGNEFLNFDSKDIKNANNYVGFVNSDNGIYNTHLFTNSAKANFPYSNYSDLNGNFSIRKLDGENNTIEADYSWVYFSLSAPLANPSSSVYIVGMFNNYSTTPENKMDFNTEKGIYEKAILIKQGFTNYQYTTVDSKGFIDLENAIDGNFYQTENDYTVLVYYKGNTDRYVKVIGKGTANSLNITN, from the coding sequence ATGAAATCAATAGCCGTTTTACTTCTTTCTTTCTTTTACCTAGCCTTAACAGCCCAAGTTCAGACTGAAATAGCGCCACCATATAACATCAAAACTGCTTCTTTCGTTCAGAACAGTCAAAACGTTGTTCCCATCTTTCAATTAGGGGAATCCTTTGGGTTTCAATTTGACGACTTATTTGGCAATGAAGCCGACTATTATTACGAAATCACCCATTGCGACTATAATTGGGTCCCCACAGATATTCCAAAAAGCGAATATCTTTCTGGTTTTGACAGCCAAAAAATTCAGGAATACGTCAACTCTTTCAATACATTACAGATTTTCACTCATTACCGATTATCCATTCCGAATGATTACACCAAAATAAAATTAAGCGGTAATTATGTGCTCACTATTTTAAATTCTGATAAAGAGGTCATTTTGAAAAGATATTTTGTACTGTATGAGAATATAGTATCTGTCCCTTTAAAAATAAAACGCCCGAGAACCGTCAAAAACATTTATTCGAAACACAATCTGAATTTCGAAATTAACACAGATGATTTTCTGCTGCAAAATCCGACTCAAAATTTAAAAGTAGTACTGCTTCAAAACGGCAATTTCAATACCGCCATTAAGAATATTGCACCACAATACAATATAGGCAATGTTTTTGTTTATAAATACGACCAAGAAACGCAATTTTGGGCTGGCAATGAATTTTTAAATTTTGATTCCAAAGACATCAAAAACGCTAATAATTATGTGGGTTTCGTTAATTCTGATAACGGTATTTACAATACGCATTTATTTACCAATAGTGCTAAAGCCAATTTTCCCTATTCCAATTATTCTGATCTTAACGGAAATTTTTCGATCCGAAAACTAGACGGAGAAAACAATACAATTGAAGCCGACTATTCTTGGGTTTATTTTAGCCTGTCTGCTCCTTTGGCAAATCCGAGTTCTTCTGTTTATATAGTGGGAATGTTCAATAATTACAGCACAACTCCCGAAAACAAAATGGATTTTAATACTGAAAAAGGGATTTATGAAAAAGCAATTTTAATCAAACAGGGATTTACAAACTATCAATATACAACAGTAGACAGCAAAGGATTTATCGACTTAGAAAATGCAATTGATGGAAATTTTTATCAAACTGAAAATGATTATACGGTATTGGTTTACTACAAAGGAAATACTGACCGATATGTAAAAGTCATTGGAAAAGGAACCGCCAATTCATTAAATATAACAAATTAG
- a CDS encoding pyridoxal phosphate-dependent aminotransferase, whose product MSNPLSDRINNLATSQTLAMAALARELKAQGKDIISLSLGEPDFNTPDFIKEAAKKAIDENYSTYSPVDGYGDLKDAICRKFKRDNGLDYKPSQIVVSTGAKQSLYNIAQVMLNDGDEVILPAPYWVSYFEIVKLSGGVPVEVPTSVDTDFKITPEQLEAAITPKTKMMWFSSPCNPSGSVYNREELTALAKVLEKYPNIYVVADEIYEHINFSGTFCSIGSIPGMLEKTITVNGVAKAFAMTGYRIGYIGAPEFIAKACTKIQGQVTSGANSVAQRATITAVDADPSVLNHMVQAFHSRRDLVVGLLKEIPGIKINVPEGAFYVFPDVSSFFGKTLKGTLIKDANDFSMYLLGEACVATVTGDAFGNPNCIRFSYATSDELLKEALRRIKEAVTLTEVPA is encoded by the coding sequence ATGAGCAATCCACTTTCAGACAGAATTAACAATTTAGCTACATCACAAACATTAGCGATGGCTGCATTGGCAAGAGAATTAAAAGCACAAGGAAAAGACATTATCAGTTTAAGCTTAGGAGAACCAGATTTCAATACTCCGGATTTTATCAAGGAAGCTGCAAAAAAAGCTATTGACGAAAACTACAGCACATACTCTCCAGTTGACGGATATGGCGATTTAAAAGATGCTATCTGCAGAAAATTCAAAAGAGACAACGGATTAGATTACAAACCATCACAAATCGTAGTTTCAACAGGAGCAAAACAATCATTATACAACATTGCGCAAGTAATGTTAAACGATGGTGACGAGGTTATCTTGCCTGCACCTTACTGGGTTTCCTATTTTGAAATCGTGAAATTATCTGGAGGAGTTCCTGTAGAAGTTCCAACCTCTGTAGATACTGATTTCAAAATCACACCAGAACAATTAGAAGCCGCTATCACACCAAAAACAAAAATGATGTGGTTCTCTTCTCCTTGTAACCCAAGTGGTTCTGTTTACAACAGAGAAGAATTAACAGCTTTGGCTAAAGTTTTAGAAAAATATCCAAATATCTATGTAGTTGCTGACGAAATCTATGAGCACATCAATTTCTCAGGAACTTTTTGCAGTATCGGATCAATCCCAGGAATGTTAGAAAAAACGATTACTGTAAACGGAGTTGCCAAAGCTTTCGCTATGACAGGATACAGAATTGGTTACATTGGAGCACCAGAATTTATTGCAAAAGCATGTACTAAAATTCAAGGGCAGGTAACATCTGGAGCAAATTCTGTGGCGCAACGTGCTACTATCACTGCTGTAGATGCTGATCCAAGCGTGTTAAACCACATGGTTCAAGCTTTTCATAGCCGCAGAGATTTAGTAGTTGGATTATTGAAAGAAATTCCAGGAATCAAAATCAACGTTCCAGAAGGAGCTTTCTACGTATTCCCAGACGTTTCTTCTTTCTTCGGAAAAACATTAAAAGGAACATTAATCAAAGATGCGAATGATTTCTCTATGTATCTTTTAGGCGAAGCTTGCGTAGCAACTGTAACAGGTGACGCTTTTGGAAACCCAAATTGCATCCGTTTCTCTTATGCAACCAGCGATGAATTATTAAAAGAAGCTTTACGCCGAATCAAAGAAGCTGTAACGCTTACCGAAGTTCCTGCATAA
- the apaG gene encoding Co2+/Mg2+ efflux protein ApaG, with protein sequence MVSQITRGIKISVMTSFEGTYFKNYKIHFAFSYEITIENHSKDSVQLTSRHWEIYDSLNDLEYVDGEGVIGKKPVLKPGEQHTYSSGCLLSSPYGAMKGYFNMINFTSTKSFRVIVPTFKMCAPFAMN encoded by the coding sequence ATGGTTTCGCAAATAACAAGAGGCATTAAAATTTCGGTAATGACTAGTTTTGAAGGAACCTACTTCAAAAACTACAAGATTCACTTTGCCTTTAGTTACGAGATTACAATTGAAAACCACAGTAAAGACTCTGTTCAATTGACTTCACGCCATTGGGAAATCTACGACTCCTTAAATGATTTAGAATATGTTGACGGAGAAGGTGTTATCGGTAAAAAACCAGTTTTAAAACCTGGAGAACAGCATACTTATAGTTCAGGCTGTTTATTATCGTCTCCTTATGGAGCAATGAAAGGATATTTTAATATGATAAATTTTACTTCTACCAAATCTTTTAGGGTTATCGTACCTACTTTTAAAATGTGTGCTCCTTTTGCTATGAATTAA
- the pruA gene encoding L-glutamate gamma-semialdehyde dehydrogenase has translation MLKGFFNVPKAVNEPVKSYAPNSPEKASVLAAYKAMWNSKIDVPLYIGNEEIRTGNTRNMTAPHDHQHIVGTYHLAEKKHIESAITNALESREAWANMAWEQRAAIFLKAAELIAGPYRAKINAATMIAQSKNIHQAEIDAACELIDFLRFNVKFMTQIYADQPKSASDMWNRLEYRPLEGFVYAITPFNFTAIAANLPASAAMMGNVVIWKPSDSQVFSAKIIIDVFKEAGVPDGVINVVFGDALMITDTVLASRDFAGIHFTGSTHVFKDIWAKIGTNIHHYKTYPRIVGETGGKDFIIAHPSANPKQVATGIIRGAFEFQGQKCSAASRAYVPQSLWPAVKEQLITDVKSMKMGSPEDFGNFITAVIHEGSFDKLASFIDQAKKDADAEIIVGGNYDKSVGYFIEPTVIVTTNPKYTTMETELFGPVMTIFVYEDTQWSETLKLVDTTSEYALTGAVFSQDRYAIEEATTALQNAAGNFYINDKPTGAIVGMQPFGGARASGTNDKAGSALNLLRWASPRTIKETFVTPTDYRYPFLGE, from the coding sequence ATGCTAAAAGGATTTTTTAATGTACCCAAAGCGGTAAACGAACCTGTAAAAAGTTACGCTCCAAATTCTCCAGAAAAAGCTTCAGTTCTAGCTGCTTACAAAGCTATGTGGAATTCCAAAATCGATGTCCCATTGTATATTGGAAATGAAGAAATTAGAACAGGAAACACCCGAAATATGACAGCTCCACACGATCATCAGCATATCGTTGGAACGTATCATTTAGCTGAAAAAAAACACATTGAAAGTGCCATTACCAACGCATTAGAATCTAGAGAAGCCTGGGCAAATATGGCTTGGGAACAAAGAGCTGCCATATTCCTTAAAGCAGCCGAATTAATCGCTGGTCCCTACAGAGCAAAAATTAATGCCGCAACTATGATTGCGCAATCCAAAAATATTCATCAAGCCGAAATTGACGCAGCCTGTGAACTAATCGATTTTTTACGTTTCAACGTAAAATTCATGACACAGATTTATGCAGATCAGCCAAAATCGGCATCCGATATGTGGAATCGTTTAGAATACAGACCGCTTGAAGGTTTTGTCTATGCGATTACTCCTTTCAACTTTACGGCTATTGCTGCAAATTTACCTGCAAGTGCTGCTATGATGGGGAATGTTGTTATTTGGAAACCAAGTGACAGCCAAGTATTCTCTGCAAAAATTATAATTGATGTTTTCAAAGAAGCAGGAGTTCCAGACGGTGTTATCAACGTTGTTTTCGGTGATGCATTAATGATTACCGACACTGTTTTGGCGAGCCGTGATTTTGCCGGAATCCACTTTACAGGTTCAACACATGTATTCAAAGATATATGGGCAAAAATTGGAACCAATATTCACCATTACAAAACATACCCAAGAATAGTTGGAGAAACTGGGGGTAAAGATTTTATCATTGCTCATCCAAGTGCCAACCCAAAACAAGTGGCAACAGGAATCATCCGTGGCGCATTTGAATTCCAAGGACAAAAATGTTCTGCAGCTTCAAGAGCTTATGTACCGCAAAGCTTATGGCCAGCCGTAAAAGAACAATTGATTACTGATGTAAAATCAATGAAAATGGGTTCTCCAGAAGATTTTGGAAACTTTATCACAGCGGTTATTCACGAAGGATCATTTGATAAATTGGCCAGTTTTATTGACCAAGCCAAAAAAGATGCAGATGCCGAAATTATCGTAGGCGGAAATTACGATAAATCTGTTGGATATTTTATTGAGCCAACCGTTATTGTAACTACAAATCCGAAATACACTACTATGGAAACCGAATTATTCGGACCTGTTATGACGATTTTTGTTTATGAAGATACTCAATGGTCTGAAACTTTGAAATTGGTTGACACTACATCTGAATATGCTTTGACTGGAGCTGTTTTCAGCCAAGACCGTTATGCAATAGAAGAAGCTACGACAGCATTGCAAAACGCTGCCGGAAACTTCTACATCAATGACAAACCAACAGGAGCTATCGTAGGAATGCAGCCTTTTGGCGGAGCAAGAGCTTCTGGAACTAATGACAAAGCCGGTTCCGCATTGAACTTATTGCGTTGGGCTTCTCCAAGAACTATTAAAGAAACATTTGTAACTCCAACGGATTACAGATATCCGTTTTTGGGAGAATAG
- the purT gene encoding formate-dependent phosphoribosylglycinamide formyltransferase, producing MKILLLGSGELGKEFTIAAQRIGQTIIAVDSYENAPAMQVAHGFEVINMLDGDALDKIVAKHQPDFIVPEIEAIRTERFYDYEKQGITVVPSAKAANFTMNRKAIRDLASKELGLKTADYRYATTTEELHKGVEAVGMPCVVKPLMSSSGKGQSTIKTAADIDKAWQYAVKGSRGDVVEVIVEAFVKFNSEITLLTVVQNNNPTLFCAPIGHRQERGDYQESWQPAIVSDKDLYEAQDMAEKVTEALGGAGLFGVEFFLSDDGVYFSELSPRPHDTGMVTLAGTQNFNEFELHLRAILSLPIFEINLEKAGASAVILASENSTNPTFAGIEKIAALPKTDFRIFGKPTSRPYRRMGVALVNDTLDTPIEEIVEKAKEATKLIEVHS from the coding sequence ATGAAAATACTACTTCTAGGCTCAGGCGAATTAGGAAAAGAATTTACAATCGCTGCACAACGCATTGGACAAACCATAATTGCTGTTGACAGTTATGAAAATGCTCCTGCAATGCAGGTAGCACACGGTTTTGAAGTCATCAATATGCTTGATGGAGACGCTTTAGACAAAATCGTAGCCAAACACCAGCCTGATTTTATCGTTCCCGAAATAGAAGCCATCAGAACTGAGCGTTTCTATGATTACGAAAAACAAGGCATTACTGTGGTTCCTTCTGCGAAAGCGGCGAACTTTACCATGAATAGAAAAGCCATTCGTGATTTGGCTTCCAAAGAATTAGGTTTAAAAACTGCTGATTACCGTTATGCCACAACTACCGAAGAATTACACAAAGGAGTTGAAGCCGTTGGAATGCCTTGCGTAGTAAAACCATTAATGTCTTCGTCTGGAAAAGGACAATCAACCATAAAAACCGCTGCTGACATTGACAAAGCTTGGCAATATGCCGTAAAAGGTTCGCGTGGCGATGTTGTAGAAGTCATAGTCGAGGCTTTTGTAAAATTCAATTCTGAGATTACTTTATTGACCGTGGTTCAAAATAACAACCCCACTTTGTTTTGCGCGCCAATAGGACACAGACAAGAACGCGGTGATTACCAAGAAAGCTGGCAACCCGCAATAGTATCCGACAAAGATTTATACGAAGCACAAGACATGGCCGAAAAAGTAACCGAAGCTTTGGGAGGAGCGGGATTGTTTGGCGTGGAATTTTTCCTGTCTGATGACGGTGTTTATTTCTCTGAATTATCACCAAGACCTCACGACACCGGAATGGTTACTTTGGCAGGAACACAAAATTTCAATGAATTCGAATTGCATTTACGTGCTATTTTGAGCTTGCCTATTTTCGAAATTAATTTAGAGAAAGCGGGAGCCAGTGCTGTAATTTTGGCTTCCGAAAATTCAACAAATCCAACTTTTGCAGGAATAGAAAAAATCGCAGCTTTACCCAAAACCGATTTTAGGATTTTTGGAAAACCTACTTCAAGACCCTACCGCAGAATGGGTGTGGCTTTAGTCAATGACACTCTAGATACTCCAATTGAAGAAATAGTGGAAAAAGCAAAAGAAGCCACCAAATTAATCGAAGTACATTCTTAA